CATGTTTGGTACGTGGGTTTACTTAAATGTATTGCCTTTGCCCATATCTAAAATGCAGATATATTTAATCTTTTTCATTGTAACTGGAGCTACATTTTTGGTGCCTTTGTTAACCATATTTTTATTAAGATTTATGGGTTACATTAAAAGTGTTCAAGTAACTACTGCACATGAAAGAAAATTACCAGTGGCTTTAATGATTGTTAATTATGTGTTCTTAGCACAAATGCTAGGACGTATTTGGCAATTAAGAGAGCTAACTATTTTAGCTTATGCTACGGCATTAGGATTAATAGTCACTATTTTTTTGTTGTATAAAAAAATAAAGGTGAGTTTGCATATGCTAGGGATGGCAGGCTTGTTAGGTTTTACCATTGTATACGGATCTGTATACGATTATCCTGTTCTTGTTATTGCTTTATTGTTTATATTAACCGGTTTGTTAGCAACGGTAAGGTTAAAATTAAAAGCGCATAATTTTAAAGAAATTATACTTGGAACTGCTTTGGGCTTGTTATTGCCTATTTTAATCAGTTTTGTGTTATAAGATGTAAAACATTACACCAACTTTTAGTTGATTAAAGCTTAGTTTTTCTCCAGTTTCGGTTCTTACACTGTCTTTAAACGGAGGATTTAAGTAATATTTTACGTGAAAATTCCAAGTACCAAAACCAATAGAAGTATACAAAGTAAAGTTTGTGCTGTTAAATGCAGATAGGTTTGTAAATTTTGTTGTGTTTCCACTATTATCATCAAAACTAGCACTGTTACTTAGGTTGTAAACAAAAGAGGCACCAGAATATATTCGCCAGAAACTATCGTTGGTAGGTGTTGAGGTTCTCCATCGGTATTCTATTGGAAACTCAAGGTTGTGTGAGCTATAATCATACCTGCTGTAGTTGTTGTTAATGTTGTAGACCAAATCATCACCATTTTTAGTAATGGCAATATTGGGTCTTAAAACATCAAAGTTGTAACCTATACCTATTCCTAAAGCTTTGTTTCTAGCTCGGTTTAAAGGAATATCTTTTATAAATCCTGTTTCAATACTAAAAGGGACTCCTGTGTTTTCAATGCCGTTTTTTGTGCCTAAAAGAAAGTTGTATTGAATTCCTAAATAAAATTGATCTTCAAGATAATGGTCATCTATATAAATTTCAACCTCATCATCTTCTTGTTGCGCAAAAAGAGAGCAAGAAAGCATGAGTAATAAAATGACGCTTTTGAAATTCATTTATTTACCTGGTTTAAATTTTAATGGCAGGTGTACTACTTTTTTGGTTTCAAAAAATGCTTCTTCAAAATAATTTGGTAAATCATATAAAGTACAGCTAGGAAAATCTTTTAACTCTTCGGTTAAATCACCTCCTTTTAAATATAAGATACCATTTTTTAATGGATGATTGCTTTTTTTAGCACATTTGGTTTTTACCCATTTTACAAAATCTGGCATGGCAGTAACGGCTCTACTTACTATAAAGTCAAATTCACCTTTTACTTTTTCTGCTCTCATGTGCTCAGCTTTTAAATTGCTTAAACCAATTCCTTGAGCAACACCATTAACAACCTTTATTTTTTTTCCGATAGAATCTACTAATAAAAATTCAGTTTGAGGAAATAAAATGGCTAATGGAATTCCAGGAAATCCTCCACCAGTACCCACATCTAAAATTTTAGAACCTGGGTTAAAAGTTTGGACTTTAGCAATTCCTAAAGAATGTAAAATATGTCTGATATATAGCTCATCTATATCTTTTCTAGAAATAACATTTATTTGAGCATTCCACTCTTTATAAAGGTTTTCTAGTTGTGTAAATTGAGCTATTTGCGTTTCCGTTAAATCCGGAAAGTATTTTAAAATTATGTCTACTGTTATCATCGTAGTGCAAAAGTAATTGATTTCCTGTGAAAATAAATAGGAAACCTTTGGTTAAATGTTCTTTACATTTATATAAAATACGTTTAAATCTTAAATTTCTTATTGCCGATTTGAAATAAAGTGAGTAAAAATTAGTTACTTTTGTAGGCTGAATATTAATAACAAATGCTACAAGTAAGTTTTTCAAGGGAAACTAATAACCAGTTTTTTAAAACTCTAAATCAAAGAGTTAATAAGTACTTTAAGGATAATAACCTTAAACGTACAGGGAATTGGGTACTTTACTCAAAAGCTGTATTGATGTTTTCTTTATTGTTTATACCCTATCTAGCTTTGATGTTTTTCCCTATGGGGAATGCTTATCGTATTTTGATGTGTGTATTAATGGGCTTAGGAATGGCAGGAGTAGGGATGAATGTGATGCACGATAGTAATCACGGATCTTTTTCTAGCAAATGGTGGGTAAACCAATTGATGGGAAACAGTATTTATATTCTTGCAGGAAATGTGTATAACTGGAAAGTACAACATAATTTATTGCACCATACATACACAAATATAGAAGGGATTGATGAGGATATTGATATACAAGGAGTAATACGTTTGTCTAAGCATGAGCCTTGGAAGCGTTTTCATAAGTATCAAAGATTTTATGCTTTCTTTTTATATGGTTTGTTAACCATACAATGGGCTTTGGTGGTAGATTTTAGACAAACACCTAAATACATCAAACACAAATTAAGTGCAGAGGGGGAGTTGAATCCTGCTAAAGAATGGACCCTTTTAATCATGACCAAAATAGTGTATTACTTATTTTGGTTGGCATTACCTTTATTAGTGATGCCAATTGCATGGTATCAATGGCTAATAGGATTTATGGTAATGCATTATGTAGCTGGTTTGGTATTAAGTGTTGTGTTCCAATTGGCACATATTACAGATGCTGTTGAGGTAATTTCTCCTGAGCAGTTAGAAAGTGAAAAAAGAAGTTGGGCTGCACATCAATTACAAGAAACAGCAAATTTTGCAACTAAAAACAAGGTGGTTTCTTTCTTTTTAGGAGGATTAAATTATCAAATAGAACACCATATATTTCCTACAATTTCGCATGTTCACTACAAAGACATTTCTAAAATTGTAAAAAAGACAGCCAAAGAGTTTGAGTTGCCATATCACGAATATGAAACAATAAAAGAAGCTTTAGCTGCACACATCAATCAGTTAATTATTTTAGGGAAACAACCCCAAATGGGATAAAGAATATATAATAAGTAAATTTCACAATGAAACAAGTTTTATCAGACA
Above is a genomic segment from Wenyingzhuangia fucanilytica containing:
- a CDS encoding outer membrane beta-barrel protein translates to MNFKSVILLLMLSCSLFAQQEDDEVEIYIDDHYLEDQFYLGIQYNFLLGTKNGIENTGVPFSIETGFIKDIPLNRARNKALGIGIGYNFDVLRPNIAITKNGDDLVYNINNNYSRYDYSSHNLEFPIEYRWRTSTPTNDSFWRIYSGASFVYNLSNSASFDDNSGNTTKFTNLSAFNSTNFTLYTSIGFGTWNFHVKYYLNPPFKDSVRTETGEKLSFNQLKVGVMFYIL
- the rsmG gene encoding 16S rRNA (guanine(527)-N(7))-methyltransferase RsmG, with the protein product MITVDIILKYFPDLTETQIAQFTQLENLYKEWNAQINVISRKDIDELYIRHILHSLGIAKVQTFNPGSKILDVGTGGGFPGIPLAILFPQTEFLLVDSIGKKIKVVNGVAQGIGLSNLKAEHMRAEKVKGEFDFIVSRAVTAMPDFVKWVKTKCAKKSNHPLKNGILYLKGGDLTEELKDFPSCTLYDLPNYFEEAFFETKKVVHLPLKFKPGK
- a CDS encoding fatty acid desaturase family protein encodes the protein MLQVSFSRETNNQFFKTLNQRVNKYFKDNNLKRTGNWVLYSKAVLMFSLLFIPYLALMFFPMGNAYRILMCVLMGLGMAGVGMNVMHDSNHGSFSSKWWVNQLMGNSIYILAGNVYNWKVQHNLLHHTYTNIEGIDEDIDIQGVIRLSKHEPWKRFHKYQRFYAFFLYGLLTIQWALVVDFRQTPKYIKHKLSAEGELNPAKEWTLLIMTKIVYYLFWLALPLLVMPIAWYQWLIGFMVMHYVAGLVLSVVFQLAHITDAVEVISPEQLESEKRSWAAHQLQETANFATKNKVVSFFLGGLNYQIEHHIFPTISHVHYKDISKIVKKTAKEFELPYHEYETIKEALAAHINQLIILGKQPQMG